The Daucus carota subsp. sativus chromosome 7, DH1 v3.0, whole genome shotgun sequence genome window below encodes:
- the LOC108195652 gene encoding polcalcin Bra n 2 yields MADPDAAEHERIFKKFDANGDGQISSTELGDALQNLGNVTVDEVKRMMSEIDTDGDGYISFQEFTEFAKANKGLMKDVAKVF; encoded by the coding sequence ATGGCTGATCCAGACGCAGCAGAGCACGAGAGAATCTTCAAGAAGTTTGACGCCAATGGGGACGGACAGATATCATCGACGGAGCTAGGAGACGCCTTGCAAAACCTTGGCAACGTCACGGTGGATGAAGTTAAGAGAATGATGTCTGAAATTGATACTGATGGCGATGGCTACATTTCATTCCAGGAGTTCACAGAGTTTGCCAAGGCCAACAAGGGCTTAATGAAAGACGTCGCCAAGGTCTTCTAG
- the LOC108195460 gene encoding probable calcium-binding protein CML23 produces the protein MEDIKKVFNNFDANGDGKIDASELQSVLLSLGTDATPKDIAGIMSEIDADGDGSIDFNEFATFHLASSDDVRAVDKELRDAFDVYDRDKNGVITASELHFTLKSLGQKCTLRDCEKMISAVDDDGDGGVNFDEFKKMMHNKP, from the coding sequence ATGGAAGACATTAAGAAGGTTTTCAACAACTTCGACGCCAACGGCGACGGAAAAATCGACGCGTCGGAACTTCAGTCCGTTCTCCTCTCTCTCGGCACCGACGCCACTCCCAAGGACATCGCCGGCATAATGTCCGAAATCGACGCCGACGGCGACGGTTCTATCGACTTCAACGAGTTCGCGACCTTTCATCTCGCGAGTTCCGACGACGTCCGCGCCGTCGACAAGGAGTTGCGCGACGCTTTCGACGTGTACGACCGCGACAAAAACGGAGTGATCACCGCCAGTGAACTGCACTTCACGTTGAAGAGTTTAGGACAGAAGTGCACGTTGAGAGATTGCGAGAAGATGATTAGCGCTGTTGATGACGACGGTGACGGCGGCGTTAACTTCGATGAGTTTAAGAAGATGATGCATAACAAGCCTTGA
- the LOC108193751 gene encoding protein C2-DOMAIN ABA-RELATED 4 has protein sequence MEHLLGLLRVRVKRGVNLAIRDTRSSDPYVILRLGKQKLKTRVVKNNLNPEWNEELTLSITDTNLPVKLVVYDKDTFSLDDKMGDAEFEIKTFVDFVRMQLEGPPEGTIITRVKPSRENCLSEESNIVWTNGKLVQNLFLRLRNVECGEVELQLEWIDIPGLNGQ, from the exons ATGGAGCATTTGTTGGGCCTTCTCAGAGTTCGCGTGAAGAGGGGTGTAAACTTAGCCATCAGAGACACCAGGAGCAGTGATCCCTATGTCATTCTCAGATTGGGAAAACAG AAGTTGAAGACTCGTGTGGTGAAGAATAATCTTAATCCTGAGTGGAATGAAGAGTTGACACTTTCTATTACAGATACTAATCTCCCTGTCAAGCTA GTAGTGTATGACAAGGATACATTCTCCCTTGATGACAAAATGGGAGATGCAGAATTCGAGATCAAAACTTTTGTGGACTTTGTACGAATGCAATTAGAAGGGCCTCCTGAAGGAACTATAATCACCAGAGTAAAACCAAGCAGGGAAAATTGCTTGTCTGAAGAGAGCAACATCGTCTGGACAAATGGCAAGCTTGTCCAAAACTTGTTTCTTAGACTACGAAACGTCGAATGTGGTGAAGTTGAACTTCAACTAGAGTGGATAGACATTCCTGGTTTAAACGGTCAGTAA
- the LOC108194106 gene encoding probable serine/threonine-protein kinase PBL7: MGFTQCITCATSEDSPASNTKVATSDNTEKKPSKYNELKSLKFKTLLQKMVWEFGLSCFLPASNRLEDDKNIKNSEHNKAWLLAETGPELTNADPHSSFRFSFCSQIDLESMTANNSCSSTVLMVNLDNGLIESGSRELKWSRIESLERTISPVVHTLVRFTYDELLHATHSFSKGRVLGRGALSYVFRGRVGYLRTTVAVKRLDKEDKESSKAFCRELMIASSLHNPLVVPLVGFCIDPDEGLFLVYKFVSGGSLERYLHEKKKGVKGGCSLPWSVRYKVATGIAAAIGYLHNGTERCVVHRDIKPSNILLSSNKNPKLCDFGLATWTQAPSVPFLCKTVKGTFGYLAPEYFQHGKISDKTDVYAFGVVLLELVTGRKPIETRTEPGEGNMISWAKQLLQQGAIEELIDPNIKFTQKNLKQITRMVQAAAACISNEESRRPNITEIITILKEVQTNPSNKKKSSFPGNGSVTDCYTPLQQSRSDMKDHLALAMLGVSEVENDDHLGYLWD, encoded by the exons ATGGGGTTTACCCAATGCATCACTTGTGCCACCTCAGAAGACTCGCCGGCTTCAAATACTAAAGTGGCTACTAGTGATAATACTGAGAAAAAGCCCTCCAAGTATAATGAGCTAAAGAGCCTCAAATTCAAGACTTTGTTGCAAAAAATGGTTTGGGAATTTGGGCTTTCTTGTTTTCTTCCGGCTTCCAATAGACTAGAAGATGACAAGAATATCAAGAATTCTGAACACAACAAGGCTTGGTTGCTTGCTGAGACTGGCCCTGAATTGACAAATGCTGACCCTCATTCTTCATTCAGGTTCAGTTTTTGCTCACAGATTGATCTTGAATCAATGACTGCTAATAATTCTTGTTCTTCTACTGTTTTAATGGTGAATTTGGACAATGGTTTGATTGAATCTGGATCTCGAGAACTAAAATGGAGTAGGATTGAGTCATTAGAGAGGACTATATCTCCTGTGGTCCATACCCTTGTTAGATTCACTTATGATGAACTTCTACATGCTACTCACAGCTTTTCCAAAG GTAGAGTTTTGGGTAGAGGTGCATTGAGCTATGTATTTAGAGGAAGAGTTGGATACCTGAGGACTACTGTCGCGGTTAAGCGACTAGATAAAGAAGATAAAGAGTCTTCAAAAGCATTTTGTAGGGAACTGATGATTGCTAGTTCTCTCCACAATCCATTGGTTGTTCCTCTGGTTGGGTTTTGTATTGATCCAGATGAGGGCTTGTTTTTGGTATACAAATTTGTGTCCGGTGGAAGCTTAGAAAGATATTTGCAtg aaaagaagaagggtGTGAAGGGCGGTTGTTCACTTCCCTGGTCTGTTAGGTATAAAGTTGCAACAGGAATCGCAGCGGCAATTGGGTATTTACATAATGGGACTGAAAGGTGTGTAGTTCACAGAGACATTAAGCCCTCAAACATTCTTCTCTCTTCCAATAAAAATCCTAAG TTGTGTGACTTTGGATTAGCTACATGGACTCAAGCACCTTCAGTCCCTTTTCTTTGCAAAACTGTAAAAGGAACATTTGG GTATTTGGCTCCTGAATATTTCCAACATGGAAAAATATCAGACAAAACTGATGTTTATGCCTTCGGTGTGGTTCTTCTGGAATTAGTAACTGGGAGGAAGCCAATTGAAACAAGAACAGAACCAGGGGAAGGAAACATGATTTCATGG GCAAAACAACTTTTGCAGCAAGGAGCAATTGAAGAATTGATTGATCCGAATATCAAGTTCACTCAGAAAAACTTGAAACAAATTACGCGGATGGTCCAAGCTGCGGCTGCTTGTATATCCAATGAAGAATCCCGGAGACCCAACATCACTGAAATTATTACAATATTGAAAGAAGTGCAAACCAATCCATCTAATAAGAAGAAATCTAGTTTTCCAGGTAATGGTTCTGTTACCGACTGTTACACTCCATTACAACAGTCAAGAAGCGATATGAAGGACCATTTAGCTCTGGCAATGCTAGGAGTTTCAGAAGTTGAAAATGACGATCACTTAGGTTATCTTTGGGACTGA